In the genome of Montipora foliosa isolate CH-2021 chromosome 3, ASM3666993v2, whole genome shotgun sequence, one region contains:
- the LOC137995408 gene encoding uncharacterized protein, producing the protein MASMASKTQKKKTIVWTDEDVGLLLDVFAEETIQIGLEKAKCPKDKNAVYLEVQKKLEQHGIIKTVAAITDKLKKLRAKYKDVKDGAKKSGNSRKPWKFMEQMDMIFKDNPTIDPPHLWDSSSSDHHSELDNESSLENGTGTSDNSSELNSEKGSDVVPDDSSSERKRSKYITGATPKSSKKTKLEKSIETVCLSLRESSEAEMKRFEEMEKKRHDRELKFRLEMRREEREHELRVLQMMMQTRGCNSQWTTPGQQESEYCVGGQTYYHL; encoded by the exons ATGGCGTCGATGGCGtcaaaaacacagaaaaagaaaacgatcGTGTGGACCGATGAAGACGTTGGCCTACTATTAGACGTTTTTGCGGAAGAGACCATTCAAATAGGGCTAGAGAAAGCAAAATGCCCGAAAGACAAAAATGCAGTGTACCTGGAAGTTCAGAAGAAGTTAGAACAGCACG GAATAATAAAAACTGTCGCGGCAATCACAGACAAATTGAAAAAGCTACGTGCAAAATACAAAGATGTGAAGGATGGTGCCAAGAAGAGTGGAAATTCGAGGAAGCCCTGGAAGTTCATGGAACAAATGGACATGATTTTTAAAGATAACCCAACTATTGATCCACCGCATTTGTGGGATAGCAGCTCCAGTGATCACCATAGTGAATTAGACAATGAGAGCTCTCTAGAAAATG GAACAGGAACTTCAGACAATAGCTCAGAACTTAATTCTGAGAAAGGAAGTGATGTAGTCCCTGATGATAGTAGTTCTGAAAGGAAGAGATCTAAGTACATCACAGGTGCCACACCAAAAAGttccaagaaaacaaaattggagAAGTCAATTGAAACAGTGTGTTTAAGTCTCCGTGAATCCTCAGAAGCAGAGATGAAGAG ATTTGAAGAAATGGAAAAGAAGAGGCATGACAGGGAGTTAAAATTTCGACTTGAAATgagaagagaagaaagagagcaTGAATTGCGTGTCCTTCAAATGATGATGCAAACGAGAGGCTGTAACTCTCAATGGACAACTCCAGGACAGCAGGAATCTGAGTATTGTGTTGGTGGACAAACTTATTACCACTTGTAA